The sequence ACCCCGGCCATCGCCGCCTGGCGGAACTGGTCGATGTCGATGGAGATGGGAAAGTCGCCCACGTGGCAGGTGTGGCCGTCGACCGTGGCCGTGCGCGCCTGCCAGTCCACGTCGGCGCCGGCCAGCTTGCGGGCGCAGCGCAGGAAGTTGTCGGCGAACTGGGGGAGGTGGAACCCCATCAGGTCGTTCGCCAGCAGCCCCCGCAGCAGGTAGGTGGAGTGGGGCGACAGGCGGAAGATGTCGATAGGCGGGAAGGGGATGTGCCAGAAGTGCGCGAGCGCCAGGTCCGGCCGCCGCGAGCGGACGAAGAGCGGCGCCAGCGCGAGGTGGTAGTCCTGGAACCAGATGGCCGCCTCCTTCCCCCGCACCTCCTCGAGCGTGGCCTCGGCGAAGCGGCGGTTCACGCGGCGGTAGCGCTCCCAGTAGCGCGAGCGGATGCGCGTGAGGTCGGGCCGCAGGTGGCAGAGCGGCCAGAGGAACTGGTTGCTGAACCCCAGGTAGTAGCGATGGATGTCGTGGTGCGTAAGCCACACGCGGCGAAGGGTATACGCCTCCACGCCGGGGGGCACGCGCACGCGGCTCTCGTGGTCGACGGCCGCGGCGTCGGCCTCGCCGCTCCCCCACGCCACCCAGGTGCCGCCGAGCGCCTGCATGAGCGGGTCGAGCGCGCTGGTGAGGCCCCCGGCGGGGCGGCGCACGTCCATCTCGCCCACCTCGTCGCCCCAGCGGTGCTCGTACGGCTCGCGGTTGGAGACGACCACCAGCCGGCGGCCGTCGAAGTAGCGGCGGAAGAGCGGGCCCAGCTCGTCGGGATGGATCGACACGGGGTTCCGGGTGCGTGAGTGCGGAAGTGCTTGAGTGCGTTGGAGATGGCTAACGTCGCCACCCCGCCGCGCGTCTTCTGTTTATCGGCTCGCGCGGGAGCCGGGGTGGTCGAGGGGCGGTTGAAACCGCGGCAACAACCACACGAAGTCCGCCTTCGCGGACTACAGCCGACGGTGCGGACGATGCCTCAGCGCGCGCGACCAGCATCGTCGGAGCCTTCGCCGGGAGCCGGCTCCGCGCGCCGTTGTCGCGGCGGCGCGGATGCCGGTAGTCCGCGAAGGCGGACTTCGTGTCGTTGTTGCCGCGAATTCTTCATTCGCCCGGCATTCCCCGCCGCCGGATGCCGCGCGAGTGCACGGAAGATGCGGCCGCGCCGAACCAGCGCACTTCCGCACTTTCGCACTCTCGCACTCGCGCACTTCCGGCCTCAGAGCTCGAACCGCCGCCGCGCCAGCGCCCTCGCCCGGCCCCAGGCGCGCGTCGGCTCCGGCTCGTCGTCGCCGCGGCCGTCGTCGCGCAGGCGCTCGCGCAGGGCGTCCATCCGGCCGCGCGCGGCGCCGGCGCCCTCGCGGGCGGTGCGGCCGAGCGAGCGGGCGGTGCGCACCACCACGCGGCGCCCCGTCTCCAGCCGCTCGTCGGGGAGGAAGAGGAGCGCCAGGCCGGCGCCCAGCACGGTGCCGAACACGAGGCCGCTCAGCAGGTTCAGCCGCCTCGACGAGTCGTCGTAGTACATGCCGTCCGTGGGTAAACGCATGGTGATGCGAAGCCATCCGGACGGTCCGGCAACGCCCGTGCCGCCCGGGGCTCCGAAGGGCGATAAACAAGCGGCGCATCGGCTTGCGGCCCCTTGACGCCCCGGGTATATATGAACGCCTGCCCCGCCCCGCGCCACCCGTCCCGCTCCGTTGCGGGCACGCGCGGCGGGCAACCGGAACACGAGGC is a genomic window of Longimicrobium sp. containing:
- a CDS encoding trehalose-6-phosphate synthase — translated: MSIHPDELGPLFRRYFDGRRLVVVSNREPYEHRWGDEVGEMDVRRPAGGLTSALDPLMQALGGTWVAWGSGEADAAAVDHESRVRVPPGVEAYTLRRVWLTHHDIHRYYLGFSNQFLWPLCHLRPDLTRIRSRYWERYRRVNRRFAEATLEEVRGKEAAIWFQDYHLALAPLFVRSRRPDLALAHFWHIPFPPIDIFRLSPHSTYLLRGLLANDLMGFHLPQFADNFLRCARKLAGADVDWQARTATVDGHTCHVGDFPISIDIDQFRQAAMAGVFEEQAERLRARYAPPGGKIGIGVDRLDYSKGLPEKFKALEFLWDRYPEFRERFTFIQVAVPSRSDIEAYDELAQKVDRQVWEINERFGTGEWRPIHLVKQSLPAERLAMLYRLADVCMISSLQDGMNLVAKEFVASQVDRHGVLLLSEFAGAAEEMAEGAVLMNPYDPEACALKLRDALTLPPDERAAGMERLQRSMKTIYDWMADTFTRWGQVAAEMPDGPRRRPVLDEDELFPVGPVGDRGYGDDE